The Cyclopterus lumpus isolate fCycLum1 chromosome 1, fCycLum1.pri, whole genome shotgun sequence sequence GAagctgtgtgtagtgtgtttgtgtttgtatgtgtgtgtcctctctgaaCTCAGCAGCACCATCTTGTGGTCATTAGAAGTCCAGCAGCCTCCTCACTACGACTGAATAACTCTAAATACATGCTGCTCTAGTACTACATGGCAATTCTGacatacttgtactttacttttccctttttaaactttttaccCCAATACCTTTACCTGACAGCTTTTACATCAAGATGTAAAAGCTGTCAGGTAAAGGTATTGGTATTAAGAAACTTTCAAAAAGACAACATATAGCTAATGACTGCACTGATTCCCAATTATATGGCTTGTAGCCAGTTTTCAGTGgtcaattagtttttttgcatttgccctctaaaagttttaatttgaataacTGTTCAGGGACTTCTTAAACAAAAATCTATTAtttcagcaaaacaaaaagaaaagattagagGAAAAGTCCAAACAATGACGACAAGAATGTCTTTTCTGCTCCATCAATCAACTCACGACCCCTCAGAATGTATCTTGTGACCCTTTCGAGGGGACTCGACCCCTAAGTTTGGAACCTaaaggtacatttaaaaaatctaaagTAGCTGAACCTCAATCAGCAACAACAGTCAAATGCATTGATGCATCAGGATAATCAATAATATccaaatacttttatttttaatacttaGGTAAGTTATATTCCTCACaattctgtacttttactttctaTGCGTTCGGATGCAGTATTTCTACGTCGTATTtgtacttaagtaaaggatcAGAGTGCGTCTCTGGGGTTCCCTACTAGAATTGGTGAGTTTGAGaatcttttgtattttgtcGTGTAAGTCAAATTAAAACCAGTCGCTCCACTCACCGTGACGAGTGaaagtgagtgtgtttgtgtgttgaacaGCACACACTCGTTTCCTCTCGCGCACATAGACCCCCCTCTTGTTCGCACACACGGCAGCTCTTATAGGACCCGATTCATCCGCTCATACAAAGAAGTGTTGAGCTCGGCCCAGACGGCCAGCGTGTTATCTTTACTGCAGTCTGTGTCTGTCCCTTAACAACTCCCCGAGGCCACGCCGCAGACATGTTGTTTCAGCCGGCCGCGAAGAGAAACAAGGACCTCTTTTGAAGGAGTGAGAGTGAGAACGTGCGGCAGAAGAAACAGAGCGACACAGaggaataataaaaagaagaagaagaagacgagatCTCCACTCTGACTTTATTCTCTTTACCGTCACATGTTGTTGGAACATTTATGTGACACACACGCAGGACATTTTACATCATATACAAACAAAATCACATGCCTGCCATATTTTCCCTTTTgccttgctgtgtgtgttttacagataaaaacaaacaaaaaaatgacatgtacaATTCATGACAGCTCAAGCAGTCGTCCACTAACCGTAGACAAGTGTAGGTTGAGTGTTTTTTGGCTGAGCCCGTATAAGATGTTGCAGGGTCGGAGGTCGGACCTAACGAGGTGTCAAAATCCCTTCAGAGGCTCCCACACAGATCCTGGAGGTCGAAGATGGTCGAGAAGAGTTCTGACGCTGGTGTTTCCAGCCTGAAACAAGGACAGATTAGGGTTTTTTAGTGATTCATTTGAGATAAAGTTAGTTTTTCAACCACTACTAAGGATTTGGGGGATTTGTAGTGGTTTCCGGTTTAATCCAtccacacaacaacaaccatgcatctttgtctttctctcactttttAATTCTAACTCTGACTTTCCTGTTCttcatcttcctttttttccacccACCTGTGTCTGCAGTATCGCCTCAGTTTTGGAACCAGCTGATGAAGTAGGTGCAGACGCCCTGGAAGCTCTTCCAGCAGTACTCGGAGGCGACGCGGGTGGCTTTGGAGTCAGGCTGCTCCGTGGGACGAGTAGTGGTCTTCCCAGGCTTGGGGGTGAGTTTCTTGGTCTGGGGGCCCTTGCCTGGCTGGGGCTTGgcgggctgctggggcttgacAGGTTTAGGAGTAGTGACGGTCTTGTTCTGGGCTGGCACAGACGGTTTACGTGTCTCCTGGACGGGCTTGGAGGGCTTGGGCACGGCGGCGGTTTTGGGCACGGCGGCGGTCTTGGGCGCGGCGGTCTTGGGCACGGTGGTCTTGGGCACGGTGGTCTTGGGCCAGGAGGCCAGGAAGGTAATCTGGGCCTCGTCTGGGTATTTCTTGCACATGGCCGGGCGGTAGACTTTGGGTCCCTGGCAGGCGTGGCTCAGCTTCCTCATGTCCCACATCATCTGGGTGAAGTAGTGGCGTGGGTTGAGGTTGTAGGCGCGGCACAAGTTGGGTTTGCCCTGGAAGTCGCAGTAGTAGGAGCGTCCTGGGGTCTGGCCCTGGCTCGGACCTTTGCAGGAGACACGCAGGCGAGTATAGTCCCCGGCTCCAGACACCACCATGGTGCAGGAGTCTTTGGTCTTGGTG is a genomic window containing:
- the fgfbp2b gene encoding fibroblast growth factor-binding protein 2b, translated to MRSRMRVALLFLAAAVCVSSAQTNNSSNDNKQPQQQRSVWDEPIRFSTKTKDSCTMVVSGAGDYTRLRVSCKGPSQGQTPGRSYYCDFQGKPNLCRAYNLNPRHYFTQMMWDMRKLSHACQGPKVYRPAMCKKYPDEAQITFLASWPKTTVPKTTVPKTAAPKTAAVPKTAAVPKPSKPVQETRKPSVPAQNKTVTTPKPVKPQQPAKPQPGKGPQTKKLTPKPGKTTTRPTEQPDSKATRVASEYCWKSFQGVCTYFISWFQN